The following are encoded in a window of Providencia rettgeri genomic DNA:
- a CDS encoding mechanosensitive ion channel family protein: protein MQQQLLDWVHQFNQDYANFASLLMVLGLILIVALVLHFFLHKILLPTLEKRGQKSAGSWPHLLTQHNLFNRIAFVIQGVVVNIQASLWLSTGSTAQTVLKVGSQAWCLLFGLLTIYSILDIVLGILQRAAKTAHLPLRGIFQSIKLIASILIAIMIIALLIGKSPLIILSGLGAMTAVMMLVFKDPIMGLVAGIQLSANNMVNIGDWLEMPKYGADGAVIDIGLTTVKVRNWDNTVTTIPTYALISDSFKNWKGMTESGGRRIKRSFRIDATSVHFLTPEEIAHYEKANLLEPYMGKKVSEINVFNSAIPNDKAVPLNQRRLTNIGTFRAYIDAYLKAHPDIHKKMTIMVRQLESDSNGIPIEIYAFTNTTVWVEYERIQSDIFDHIFSILPQFNLMPHQSPTGNDVRLINQSAVKPLNPSD from the coding sequence ATGCAGCAGCAACTGCTCGACTGGGTACACCAGTTTAATCAAGACTATGCCAACTTTGCTTCTTTACTTATGGTCCTTGGGCTCATTCTAATTGTTGCCCTTGTCTTACACTTTTTTTTACACAAAATATTACTTCCTACGTTAGAAAAACGTGGGCAAAAATCCGCAGGTAGTTGGCCACATCTACTCACCCAACATAATCTTTTCAATCGAATCGCATTTGTGATCCAAGGGGTTGTGGTCAATATTCAAGCAAGCTTGTGGCTATCTACGGGCTCAACAGCACAAACAGTGCTTAAGGTTGGGTCACAAGCATGGTGTCTGCTATTTGGCTTATTAACCATTTATTCCATACTTGATATTGTATTAGGTATTTTACAACGTGCCGCTAAAACCGCTCACCTTCCCCTACGCGGGATCTTCCAAAGTATTAAGTTAATTGCGTCCATACTGATCGCCATCATGATCATTGCACTGCTTATTGGTAAGTCTCCACTGATTATTTTAAGTGGACTCGGCGCTATGACCGCAGTGATGATGTTGGTATTTAAAGACCCTATAATGGGCTTAGTTGCTGGTATACAATTGTCCGCTAATAATATGGTGAATATTGGCGATTGGTTAGAAATGCCCAAATATGGTGCAGATGGTGCCGTCATTGATATTGGCTTAACCACAGTTAAAGTCCGTAATTGGGATAACACCGTCACAACTATTCCAACATATGCCTTAATTTCGGATTCTTTTAAAAACTGGAAAGGCATGACAGAATCAGGTGGACGTCGAATAAAACGTAGCTTTCGTATTGATGCCACCAGTGTGCACTTTTTAACACCTGAAGAGATAGCACACTATGAAAAAGCTAATTTACTTGAGCCTTATATGGGCAAAAAAGTGTCTGAAATTAATGTCTTTAACTCAGCAATACCCAATGATAAAGCAGTACCGTTAAATCAACGCCGCTTAACCAATATTGGGACATTCCGTGCATATATTGACGCTTATTTAAAAGCACATCCTGATATTCATAAAAAAATGACGATTATGGTGAGGCAGTTAGAGTCTGACTCCAACGGCATCCCAATCGAAATTTATGCCTTTACGAATACCACGGTTTGGGTTGAATATGAAAGGATCCAATCAGATATCTTTGACCATATTTTTTCCATCTTGCCACAGTTTAATTTGATGCCACATCAATCGCCTACCGGAAATGACGTTAGGTTAATTAATCAATCGGCAGTAAAACCGTTAAACCCAAGTGATTAG
- a CDS encoding DMSO/selenate family reductase complex A subunit gives MHKIKKNTQFGELSRREFIQTSATVAGVAAVAGSITLPFSAQAKAPAIMPDEVSEKISYSACLVNCGSRCPLKVHVKDGVITRISNETMYDDSTLGEHQIRPCLRGRSVRWKTYNPDRLKYPMVRVGKRGEGKFKKITWDEATTIIAEKLKYTIDKYGSDAIYYQYGTGSTGANLHGRAACKRLLSLTGGFLGDYGTYSYAQLMEITPYVYGSVEESYLSEIQNSDLVVMFGHNLAETRMSGGGQFYETLNALDKSKAKVIIIDPRRTDSVTTLGAEWIPIYPGTDAALVAALGYVMIQEGLTDEEFLKNYCVGWDESTLPASAPRNGSYKDYILGNGPDGIVKTPEWASKLTGISVARITQLAREIGNANRAWISQGWGLQRTENGEQACRSIMMLPLMSGNIGRAGTNTGLWGNSYTYPVAGFALPNPVKAMIPTYMWSEAIVRGKELTAENGGVKGVDKLENDIKFMWCYSSNVIGNQHGDLNKTHEILADESKCEFILVWDNHDTPSAKYADLLLPDVTPVETNDLINNSYASGAYHYLVRLQNAIEPLWENRPNYDVLAEIAEKMGVKDQFTEGRTYAEWIEFCYNQTREKMPHLPEFSETDGAGIIDRNFLNSSENIALKKFRDDPINNPLKTPSGKIEIYSEQLAERVKNWELPEGQRIPAIPEYCVNKEGVEAQAKDQKHTLLMTGFHDKGHVHSTYYNVAMLREAIPHQFWLNPIDAQQRGLNNGDLAEIFNDRGRIQIKVKVTERVLPGVIAVPQGAWRTLNSEGLDVGGCINTLTSHVPSPLAKGTPQHTNLVEVKRA, from the coding sequence ATGCATAAAATTAAAAAAAATACTCAATTTGGAGAACTGAGCAGGAGGGAGTTTATACAGACTTCTGCAACCGTTGCGGGTGTCGCCGCAGTGGCTGGCTCAATCACTCTCCCCTTTTCTGCTCAAGCAAAAGCACCAGCAATCATGCCTGACGAAGTTAGCGAAAAAATCAGTTATAGCGCATGCTTAGTTAACTGTGGAAGTCGCTGCCCTCTTAAGGTCCATGTTAAAGACGGTGTTATCACACGCATTTCTAACGAAACCATGTATGATGATTCGACTTTAGGCGAACACCAAATTCGTCCATGTCTACGTGGCCGCTCTGTACGTTGGAAAACCTACAACCCAGATCGTTTAAAATACCCAATGGTGCGAGTGGGTAAACGTGGTGAAGGTAAATTCAAAAAGATCACTTGGGATGAAGCAACCACCATCATCGCTGAAAAACTGAAGTATACTATTGATAAATATGGTAGTGATGCCATTTATTACCAATACGGTACTGGCTCAACAGGTGCAAACCTGCATGGTCGTGCTGCGTGCAAACGCTTACTCAGTTTAACGGGCGGTTTTTTAGGTGATTACGGTACCTATTCATACGCTCAATTAATGGAAATTACACCATACGTGTATGGTAGCGTTGAAGAATCTTATTTATCCGAAATCCAAAACTCTGATTTAGTCGTCATGTTTGGTCACAACCTCGCTGAAACTCGGATGTCCGGTGGTGGTCAATTCTATGAAACACTCAATGCCTTAGATAAAAGTAAAGCAAAAGTCATTATTATTGACCCACGCCGCACTGACAGCGTCACCACATTGGGCGCAGAGTGGATCCCTATTTATCCTGGCACTGATGCTGCATTAGTCGCAGCGCTCGGTTATGTGATGATCCAAGAAGGGTTAACTGACGAAGAATTCCTAAAAAATTATTGTGTGGGCTGGGATGAATCTACACTTCCAGCGTCAGCACCACGTAATGGTTCATACAAAGATTATATTTTAGGTAATGGCCCTGACGGTATCGTTAAAACCCCTGAATGGGCAAGTAAGCTGACGGGGATTTCTGTTGCTCGCATTACCCAATTAGCCCGTGAAATTGGTAATGCAAACCGTGCTTGGATTTCACAAGGCTGGGGGTTACAACGCACTGAAAATGGTGAACAAGCATGCCGTTCTATCATGATGCTGCCATTAATGTCAGGCAATATTGGTCGTGCTGGCACCAATACCGGCCTATGGGGTAATAGTTACACTTACCCAGTCGCAGGCTTTGCATTACCAAATCCTGTAAAAGCGATGATCCCAACTTATATGTGGTCTGAAGCTATTGTTCGCGGTAAAGAATTGACGGCGGAAAATGGCGGTGTTAAAGGTGTCGACAAACTGGAAAATGACATCAAATTTATGTGGTGTTACTCCAGTAACGTCATTGGTAACCAACATGGCGATTTGAATAAAACCCATGAAATCCTCGCTGATGAGTCTAAGTGTGAGTTTATTTTAGTATGGGATAACCACGATACACCGTCCGCCAAATATGCTGATTTGCTGTTACCGGACGTTACCCCTGTTGAAACTAACGACCTAATTAATAACTCCTATGCAAGTGGTGCCTATCATTACCTTGTGCGCTTGCAAAATGCGATTGAGCCACTATGGGAAAACCGTCCTAATTATGACGTATTAGCCGAAATTGCTGAAAAAATGGGCGTTAAAGATCAATTCACTGAAGGTCGCACTTACGCAGAGTGGATTGAGTTTTGTTACAACCAAACACGTGAAAAAATGCCTCATCTTCCTGAATTTAGTGAAACAGACGGTGCAGGTATCATCGACCGTAACTTCTTAAATAGCAGCGAAAATATTGCACTGAAAAAATTCCGTGATGACCCAATTAACAATCCGCTAAAAACACCTTCAGGAAAAATTGAAATTTATTCAGAACAACTTGCTGAACGTGTTAAGAACTGGGAATTACCTGAAGGTCAAAGGATCCCTGCTATTCCTGAATATTGTGTGAACAAAGAAGGTGTTGAGGCGCAAGCTAAAGACCAAAAACACACTTTATTGATGACTGGTTTCCACGATAAAGGCCATGTGCATTCAACTTATTATAATGTTGCGATGCTGCGTGAGGCTATTCCTCATCAATTCTGGTTAAATCCAATTGATGCACAACAACGTGGCTTAAATAATGGTGATTTGGCTGAAATCTTCAATGATCGTGGCCGTATTCAAATTAAAGTAAAAGTGACTGAGCGTGTACTACCCGGTGTTATCGCTGTTCCTCAGGGCGCATGGCGTACCCTAAATAGTGAAGGTTTAGATGTTGGTGGTTGTATCAATACCTTAACTTCACATGTTCCTTCCCCACTGGCAAAAGGAACACCACAGCATACCAACCTTGTTGAAGTCAAACGCGCTTAA
- a CDS encoding DMSO/selenate family reductase complex B subunit: MKQYGFYFDSTKCTGCKTCQVSCKDEKDLDLGPKFRRVYEFGGGSWQKQDGIWQQNVFNYYLSISCNHCSNPTCVAGCPTGAMHKREEDGLVVVDQSICVGCRYCELRCPYGAPQFDEKKKLMSKCDGCYERVAKGMKPVCVESCPQRALDFDDINVLRELHGTECGIAPMPDPSFTNPNIVIKPHKDAKPFGDKSGELKNPAEV, translated from the coding sequence ATGAAACAGTATGGCTTTTATTTTGACTCCACAAAATGCACTGGCTGTAAAACCTGTCAAGTCAGTTGTAAGGACGAAAAAGATTTAGATTTAGGCCCTAAATTCCGCCGTGTATACGAGTTTGGTGGTGGTAGCTGGCAAAAACAAGATGGCATTTGGCAGCAAAATGTTTTTAATTATTATCTGTCAATTTCCTGTAACCACTGTTCAAACCCAACATGTGTTGCAGGTTGTCCGACAGGTGCTATGCATAAACGTGAAGAAGACGGTTTAGTGGTTGTTGACCAATCTATCTGCGTCGGTTGCCGTTATTGTGAATTGCGTTGTCCATACGGCGCTCCGCAATTCGATGAGAAGAAAAAATTGATGAGTAAATGCGACGGTTGCTATGAACGTGTCGCAAAAGGCATGAAGCCAGTGTGTGTTGAGTCCTGCCCGCAACGCGCTTTAGACTTCGATGATATTAATGTTCTGCGTGAATTACATGGTACGGAATGTGGGATTGCACCGATGCCAGATCCAAGTTTCACCAATCCGAACATTGTTATCAAACCCCATAAAGACGCGAAGCCATTTGGCGATAAAAGCGGCGAACTGAAAAACCCAGCGGAGGTGTAA
- a CDS encoding dimethyl sulfoxide reductase anchor subunit family protein, producing the protein MHELPLVFFTVLGQSAAGLFLLAYLSRKMGAIDDKQLKTANIIAFIIMIVGLAIGGLHVGQPLRFFNMLLGVGRSPMSNEAFLSGVFVGCAAATLFFTLFFKNNMLRELANIAAVVSGLAFVWSIPQVYNIATIANWNTGYTTLQMWMTMLVGGGALAIAVGARGLGIAAFLIGTFAIFASRAGYQAFLTETGPVLSGEQTGFWGFQVVVLAIALAAFVGMALKQRAPKATLATCAAAVLLAELAGRIAFYNLWQITM; encoded by the coding sequence ATGCATGAGTTACCATTAGTTTTTTTCACCGTCTTAGGGCAATCTGCCGCTGGACTGTTCTTGCTGGCATATTTGAGTCGCAAAATGGGCGCTATTGATGATAAGCAATTAAAAACAGCCAATATTATTGCTTTCATTATTATGATCGTTGGCTTGGCCATCGGTGGGTTACACGTGGGTCAACCACTGCGCTTCTTTAATATGCTATTAGGGGTTGGTCGCTCACCAATGAGTAACGAGGCCTTCTTAAGTGGCGTATTTGTTGGCTGTGCTGCGGCAACTTTATTTTTCACGTTGTTCTTCAAAAATAACATGTTACGTGAATTAGCCAATATTGCAGCAGTGGTTTCTGGGTTAGCCTTTGTATGGTCAATTCCGCAAGTGTATAACATCGCAACGATTGCCAATTGGAATACCGGCTACACGACGTTACAAATGTGGATGACGATGCTAGTCGGCGGTGGCGCACTTGCTATTGCGGTTGGTGCTCGCGGATTAGGTATTGCTGCTTTCCTTATTGGTACCTTTGCCATTTTTGCCAGCCGTGCAGGATACCAAGCATTCTTAACGGAAACAGGTCCTGTTCTTAGTGGTGAACAAACGGGCTTTTGGGGATTCCAAGTGGTTGTATTAGCAATAGCTTTAGCTGCATTTGTTGGAATGGCTCTAAAACAACGTGCACCGAAAGCGACATTAGCCACCTGTGCTGCGGCTGTTTTACTTGCTGAACTTGCTGGTCGTATTGCTTTCTATAACTTATGGCAGATCACCATGTAA